The region ttcttaatattactcATTGTTGATACTCTCAGCtcataatactagttccttcaaggtgagacatggcgatcatgattattccataacataattagagattaccgaccttatgtcactccgatagaattatagcttttaattggactctcatgcatgcttatttttatgtatgattacaccgggcctagttggccgggtagacaccacttcggtgggctgcttatggatgatgatagttacaccgtgcctagttggccgggccgtcaccactagtgggcggcgtgagatgattaccccggacgtcggaggcccggacgcgggctagtgatgatattattttatgtatgtatgaataatgttttcttaaaaggctaagcatgcatggtattcgcctTAAGGAAAGGTTTGATATACAAAAGTTATCTCTTTCCTCATGTTTCCTTATTGCTTTACTACATTAtggttcatgccttacatactcggcacattatTCGTATCGCGTCCTtccttttatggacgctgcgttcatgcccgtaggtagacagggagacggaccgGATACCTAGGAGCTCTATCAGCAGTCgtataggagcactccacttctccggagttgccgcttgttggtatatttttgtgtacatatttggggcatggcgaggtcctgtccctTCCTTATGATTccagtattctagtagaggctcgtagatacatgtgtgtgggtagtagatgtcttatGATCTTATTAGTGCATACTTtgcatcattttgtagcctgcgggcctatgtatatatatatatatgtatgtatgtttgggAAGTAAATGAAGGTTGTCTCGTAATGGGTTTTATGATGAGAACGGTGTATGTTCAGATTGAATATGATGACAAGTGAgttaggtggtgctcggtagagtagctccgggtacccgtcatggccctctagctgggtcgtgacactcctaatctcacccaaaagtacaagttatcgtattcccaacttgccgacttttgacgaaactcatgcttctttgattcattcaccctccaaatcttccgccacttactaatattatttatagactcttgtaaccatttttattaataaaatcaatgccttttatcctcaacataatttcttttgaacttgAGTCGACTAACTCATGATGTGACTTTAACGTGCAAAAAAAAatccggggtgtaacactaaGCAATACAAATACTTTTGTACTAGTCTCATCTGCAAATGATTGTTCTATGAGCAACTTGTTAGAATTGGATCGTGGGTCGCCCATGTGGGCTATAACCCGACCCGGTTGGGAGATAAGAATAAGAGGTTACTGCAAGGTAGCTGCTATAATTGCAGTTAACGAAAGTGGGTTAAATTATAAAACCACTCCTCACTTCTCAAATATGAAACATACGGTTTTCTTCCTTGCTCTACAGAAAAGGGAGGtgtttccttcttttcttagcAGAGAAATTTTCGCTGTCTATCCAACACAAAAACACACAAAAGAAAAGACATCTAGTTTGTGGAAATCAAACTTCGTTTCCTAGTGAATCAAAATTCGACTtgggataatttttttggtgatgTGTTCAACGATCTTTAGCTGTGTTAAGGTACACAATGTTGTTCTCGCTTCTCGATTTATTCTAACACAACTTGTACAACGTCTGTAAGTTAGAAAGTGTAGAACTGAAGAACTAAactaaataccaaaaaaaactGCTTAAAGTCACACATTAAAAAGTTTATACAATCCATGCTAGTCCAATATGGTACTTTCTTTCTTATGCTTAAAACAAAGGATTATGAAACAGATAACACTAACCCAAAAGCCATTTATTTTCAATCATTCTGTGTCGCTCCTCACTCCAGCAGTATTCCACTGGCGAGATCAAGCTTTCCACATAGGTAACGATGGCGCCAAGTATAAATCTTGTCTCTTCCTCGACAAtttctctcatattatcattCTTAGGATTGTATACAGCAACATCTTTGCCACAATAGTCATATATCAAAACTAATTCACCATTCTCTGTCACGAAAAAGAGCAATATTACAAATCCATAAGGATAATTTATGTCTGCTATTGATCCCTTTACTTCTGAATTCCTTATGGAAAATAATGATGTCCATGATTCCTTTACTCCGTATTCCTTCATGACCAATATCTCAGCACTTTTATCATGTTCCAAACAAGTCATGATACAAAGACATTCATTTAAAACTCCTAAACCAACTATAACAATTTCTTCTTGATTAGACTTAGGCTCAGGGACCGGAAACATATGGAACTTTTCAGAGATGGgatcaaaataaattaatttgcTTCCATCATTGCCCCATACCCTATAGTGAAGTCGTCCCAACATTGTAATCCCTTCACTCATTGAGGGGATATCATAAGGGAATTCGAGTTGCCTCCATTGTTTGTCTTCAAGACTAGCAACTATAACAAACTCAACACTATAATCTTGGTTTTTATACATAATCAACACTGCCTTGTAAACATTCTTGGAGGAATCGAAACAAAGTCCCCCACGTGTCCAATAGCCAGCCTCATCCAAGTCGTCAAGCTCAAGCACCTTTGTACAAACTCGAGTGGCAGGATTCCACAAGTAAATATGCTCATCCGAATTTATCAGTATGAGACCATGACAAGAACCCAACAAGCCACAATCTTGTTTACGACCCCTTTTCATGGGGGGATAACTAAACTCTTCCGAAGCGAGTTGTTGATTTATGAATCGGATGGAGCGCTTATTCATCTTACCCGTCGTTGAACATGGAGCTTTGTAACAAAAGAGCACGTCAACGATCACTCCACTTTGTGATTGATTGGAGAGCTGAAATTTTGGACATGAAATCCAAGAACCCCACTGCTTGGAAATACACTTGAATCGTAAGAGGGATTTCACTGGTAAATTTGAGAGAATAATCATAGTAATTTCGTCTGGTACATCTGCCATTAGTCTGTTTCTAGAATTCAAAACTCAAAATTCTAGTTGTCTTTGATGTGAAGTGAgaccctttttttgtttttgttttttggtctTTAGCTGTTGAAGGGCTACGTTAATGTTGGCTCTATTTAAACCCCTACCTAGCTAGGGTTTTCAGTTTTGTGGAAGAAGCACGTAGAGTTATCCTAACTTACATTGgagtaaaattttattttgtataaaatatagtagcagaaaagagaagaataaaTATAACGAGAAATAGTAGAAattcttattttcaagaattatgaCATTGACGTAATGCAAAATCGTAGTTATAGGAGAAGAAAGCCTTATCATCCAAGAAAAAAGGGTGTTCCCTTTTAGGAAAAAAACCAAGCTACtataaatttcttttcttttaggaaatttttcttcttctaatcCTCACCACACAAGGAATTTACATCCACATtctaataattattttaaataatttacttttttctcttttaaatatTAGCTGCAGTAtctcagaaagaaaaaaacactcCTACTAATTTTGTAGAGCTTGATCCATCAAGAAGCATAAAATattggaaataataattcaaaattgtaggaAACCAAAATTGGTTAGggtttgatattttaattcatgtccGTATTAGGATGTATAGTCAAATTAGTGTAAAAATAGGTTTTCCTGGTTTGAGCTAAAGTAGGTTtcatactattataaatagggatACTGCTATTTTCATGacaagaaagaacaagagaaaataagagatattatagagattcatatagcgtatcaataaaatattttccttcatgaAATGTACACTGAACATGTGAAAAACACAAAAATGCACCACAAAGTTGGGATGTAAAAGAGTATACACATTTTTCCTGTAAGCTCCGCAAATTGTGAAATCacaattaataataattttcgCGTTTAATTAATTTCCTTAATGGAATTTTTACTTAGTGTAGCTTCTTCTAATAAGTAATTATTGCTAATAactatcttttaatttatttatatttagtagctacagTGATTTTGTAAATTGCCATTCGTAGCTATATCCAAATACATCAAGTTGGAGTGGTTGAAGTGGTCATTGAGCGTGGCTCTGCCCCTGCCTACCCACGTTCGAATCCAGCCAACACTATTacttttcttacatatttttcctAGCTTCTTCTCTTTGTATTTTGAGTGTATTTCGTCATATGTATCATCAAGTTGGAGTGGCTGAAGTGGTTATTGGGTATGGCTCTACCCTGCCCGCCCACGTTCGAACCCAGCCAACAACGTTacttttcttacatattttcctagcttcttcttcttctatttgagtgtatttttgTACAGTCAAATACAGTGAAAACACTGTTACACGCCGTAGTTTGGTACCCGAAAATTCGTAGGTGTTGGCGgttttaagtatggacattggagttacctccaaggATACACGAGAATAGATGTGTTTATCTTatgtttatgagggtttaagttcatatgataagctatggaaggattgaagggcaagtgaatcaaggaaattaaatttttgttggaattttgaagaaaatatgaggggcaattttggcccaacttggagaaagaatatcttttagtatatgaggagttttgaggtaaagccaaagtctaaaatgaagttcgtcgagtctagtttccaatgcaacaaatcgctcgtcgataggacatcggagtagagaattatgaacgttacaaaTTCAAATTGACAAAGCGAGTAAAAAGAGCTTCATACAACGGTCTTGCATAAAAAAGATCGCCGACTTTTTAGCCACTATAAAAGCGTTAATAACCCCATTTTTCTCCATCATAAACttctaaaaaaatttagaaaattcagCAAGTAAGAGACTCTTATATCACATAAAaggtgaggattttgagtaaattTCAAGTTACGGCGTATTAATCAAGGTCCGGATAACGTGTAGCCTCGATTATAATTTCATTCtgtgttggagttggcttggaaacaaagtaaatattgaagatcttgcTACTTTAGTAAaggtaaggtatgaatcattgaatctctctttattaacgttgatttaggaatatttacaagaataaaagttatagtttgttgtgttgatgtgtTGTTGGTTTTAtggattgaggtttgaagagagtttggatgaaaatatacatatttatcttgtagaatatTGAGGATGTTGtcggtattgtttgggagttgttttggtatttggaggaagtatatgatatggggaNNNNNNNNNNNNNNNNNNNNNNNNNNNNNNNNNNNNNNNNNNNNNNNNNNNNNNNNNNNNNNNNNNNNNNNNNNNNNNNNNNNNNNNNNNNNNNNNNNNNaaaaaaaaaactacatttttatttttttgattttttttttaaaaaaattcatcaatATAACATATAGAGTACAACAACGGGAATAACATctttaaataaagaaataatagaGCTAGAAAGGATAGAGGTATGACGAAATCAAAAGCAattccggaatataacatatgGAGTTTGctaaaatatttcatgaagagCAAAATTAAAGTTATTCACTTTTAACAAATTCAAGTTACTAAGACCGTCTAAGAATATATTTAAGTAATATTTTTTCAACCTACTACTAAATATAACTGCATTTtctataattaatgataaaaagtAAGCGACCCTGATCTTTATCTTCCTAATTACGAGTGTCAATGGTTCGCTCACTTTAATCGATCGTAGTGACAAAAGATCAATCTCTTTAAAGGTAAATTGTGATAAAATAATGGGTTGACTATCGGTGGATCGATAAATAACAGGTTATTCTTCCACTTACGATATTCATCGCATATTTAAATGACCGTAGGATTCACCTGTCTATCAATAAAAATTGTATGATTCAGCTTTAAAggattatttttaaatatcaaTTTTGTAAACGCTTTATTGCGTATAtcgaaaattttttgaaatcatcTCAATTATGTTGATTATTGTTCGATGTCGATGATCTAAATCCTCTACCCACTCAACTATTTTTCTAATGGGAAATGATCTTCATCTTTCTCTATACTAAGATTCCCTCCGTTAAAAAGAGTGTAActtaatctttattttttgttgaaaagaACGTTTAATTaccaaatcaaaaaaattaagtcACTTTTTCAGATTTGTCGCTtattattaagtgttaagtgaccaAATTTTAATACTTTTTTAACTAGGAACATATTAGTTACATTGCCTTTTTTTACCTGTAAATTTAGTATTTATGGGGGTGTGTTAATGAACACTCCTTTTAAACCGGAGGGAGTATAGTATACTTGTCAGCTTCTACTGCTTCACTATATGATAAAGAATATTCTTTGaccttttatattttatctTCATTTAAACTGATTCTTTTggcctttttatattttatctttCATTTACAATGATTAAGTATGATACCTAAACCAGTAAAGTTCTTAAAGTTCAAAAAGTACTATCACGAAactctaaggggtcgtttggtgcatggtataagctgggatatcccagcactaattttttatATCATATTTGGTAGAGCGCATAAATTTATCCGGATAAATTTTAATTGCACTCAAAACAAGATAAAATGCATCACATCCCAAGAGATGGGATATCCCTTCATAATCCCACTTATCTCAGATTATTTTTatccatcttttagatggtataatgggataaattagtcccgggataATTTTAactacctaccaaacgacccctaaaatAATACTTAGTATAGTTTTTAAATCCGGAAGATACTGGTAAGAGGCTAGGagctaattattattattttactatattagaagagtgggtttgGTTGTCAACTActactcttctaatatagttagttaaaataattttttttaaaaaaaattaaggtgagtTCCACGTGAATAATTAGGAGACagttgagaaaaaaagaaattaaagtggGGTCCACATGAAGAAATAAGAGacaattgccaaaaaaaaaaggtggggtccacatgaaTAAGTAAGAGAATATTACTACTTATACATGTAAGCGTGGTCGTACCCTTCTTAAAAACTAAAggtccaaaaatacccctaacgCATGGGAAATGGCTCACAAATACCTCCATCCATCTATCGGTCCAAAAAATACCCCTCGTCCACTATTGGTCCAAAAATCCACTGacctatttttaaaaacaaagaaTACCCATCGGAAACTAACGCGCAAATTTTTTGAtggtattttttcaattttaaaatgccACGTGGCTTGTTTTGATTGGacacatatattatttaatttttttttttttttgcatttcgtgaattAATCAacgaaatatgtttttttttttttttttgcagttcgtgaataaaaaaacaaaataggaaattataatttatttttttttgcatttcgtgtattaaaaaacaaaataggataaaaaaaatttttaatttcgttcatataaaaacgaaattggaaaatatatatatatatatttttttatttatttatttttttgcatttcgttggTATATACGtaaatagtaattttttttttgtatttcgttattaaaaaactaaatatgaaaataaattttttttgtattttgtatttagatatataaaaaaatagaaaataattttattttcatttcgtttatataaaaacgaaataggatgtttaatttcgtttttatatggaacgaaattaaaaaaaaatcatcctatttcgttttttaatacacgaaatgcaaaaaaaaaaaaaaaaaacatatttcgtTGATTAATTcacaaaatgcaaaaaaaattaaataatatatgtgtCCAATCAAAAAACAGTTTTCACGTggcattttaaaattgaaaaatcaaaattgtGGTGTTAGTTAAGGATTCTTGAGCCAAAAAATGGGTTGTAGTTTGGACCAATGGATGGAGGGTATTTGTGAGCCATTTCACACGTTAGGGTATTTTTGGACCTTttccgttaaaaaaaaaaaaaaaaaatatatatatatatatataaggtgggCACATACTAAAACACCAagtaatattaaaagaaaaaaaggtggacctcaccatctccaaacaccaagcaatattaaaaaaaaaaacaagaaaaaaaagttgacccCACCATCTcaaaactcatgtaaaaaaaaaaaaatagatctatttaaaaaatcgaaaatatttaaaaaaaaaaattggaccccccgcatattaaaaaaaaaaaaaattaaaaaataaaaaaaacgtacaccaatattaaaaaaaaaatcacacaatattcatgtaattcccaaaagtatcccattaagtcaataatgaattcattgCCGCATGCGTATCAATTCATTAGTGAGAgttaaatgaaattattgtacagcaaaaaacaATGGActccatattattgcttttttcaaaaggttaagtaggccaaaccatacaatttcttttcttttcttatattagtcgagatctaatctagatatttaactgttgtatttgctattccgccatgtcatttatttgttatgtttatgtttactaaataaatatacttaaaatatttatattttaaaataagatagaatttaattactttatttttattcttactctaataaatgtgaaaagagattaatgtcataaaagaaaaaataatattaaatggagatccaataattaataaggtaaattagtcaaattataattctaattgacgtttttaaaaaaatcgtcTGAAAAGACAAATAATGGCTGCTAAAATGAACTAAACGtaagaatatttaaaaattaaaaaatagtagtttttcatttaaatagaaaatcacaTCGCAAAatatgagctaaaccaagaatatttaccaaaaattaaaaaatagtagttcttccccgtttaaatagaaaattaaatttctactttgtttcgctTTAAACAtgtgaaattaatttaataattagaattagaattatccaaatcaaaatttgataaaaaataataagtattgtttaggttcaatctacacattaacaatagaatattttacacctttaaattaattgaattaaaattcaaaatatcaattgatgcttaaatattgttattgttttatctcaaagagaaagaaaatagttttttaaaCATGTCTTCTTTTagaaagtattaataaatttttgccaactttgtatccgtagcaatactaatataataaagttttggatacggagcacaaactataatgttatattaatcgtattttgaacataatatatatatatgcataaaaacagtgcaaacttatgtatgtttattagcaatataatatatatatatatatattatcactacccaaacacaactacatacacatacatacactataatccaaagtgttgggcccgtgcacaGTACGGGCATACGCCGTCTGgttatattagaagagtgggtttgGTCGTCAACCACCCACTCTTCtaacatagttataaaataattaaaaaaaaaaaatgtggagaaaaaaattaaggtggggtccacgtgaagaagtaggagacaattgcaacaaacaaaaaggacatttaaataatgataataagtttaGAAAAcggtaaaggtacgcttagagaaaatttaaagaagagaaattcaggaaaaaagaaataacgatttaaatcaACACAAAcccgctaaagaagtcataaaaccaaaagatttaaaacttatacctttgggtaagGATAAAAATGCATCAATTTTAGACACATATGTCTCACACAAGTCataaagaataacatcaagaagacgaaatataaacggtcaagaaatgtatatacatatttttttaaaatgatgaagttggtctatacttaaaaatttaagactacaacagATGCCAACACATGAAAGCGTTTTTCGgtg is a window of Lycium ferocissimum isolate CSIRO_LF1 chromosome 12, AGI_CSIRO_Lferr_CH_V1, whole genome shotgun sequence DNA encoding:
- the LOC132039175 gene encoding F-box/kelch-repeat protein At3g23880-like — translated: MADVPDEITMIILSNLPVKSLLRFKCISKQWGSWISCPKFQLSNQSQSGVIVDVLFCYKAPCSTTGKMNKRSIRFINQQLASEEFSYPPMKRGRKQDCGLLGSCHGLILINSDEHIYLWNPATRVCTKVLELDDLDEAGYWTRGGLCFDSSKNVYKAVLIMYKNQDYSVEFVIVASLEDKQWRQLEFPYDIPSMSEGITMLGRLHYRVWGNDGSKLIYFDPISEKFHMFPVPEPKSNQEEIVIVGLGVLNECLCIMTCLEHDKSAEILVMKEYGVKESWTSLFSIRNSEVKGSIADINYPYGFVILLFFVTENGELVLIYDYCGKDVAVYNPKNDNMREIVEEETRFILGAIVTYVESLISPVEYCWSEERHRMIENKWLLG